One window of the Esox lucius isolate fEsoLuc1 chromosome 8, fEsoLuc1.pri, whole genome shotgun sequence genome contains the following:
- the fryl gene encoding protein furry homolog-like isoform X2 translates to MEFLRSLVPAVMSGDGGTLETGGVLSRDTGPRLLRMKRLGLLAMGQTIEEDQDGLVSTSTARPARCSRTNRIKASAPVNSVSRRRAPSVAPQLWEKRNATAMSSITIDPELKPGEFVIKSLFAEFAVLAEKKIEVVMAEPLEKPLSRSLQRGEDAQFDQLISSMSSVAEHCLPSLLRTLFDWYRRQSGTEDESYEYRPRSSTKSKGDEQHRDKDYLLERRDLAIDFIFCLVSVEVLKQIPLHPVPDVLVHEVLNLAFKHFKHKEGYSGPNTGNVHIIADLYAEVIGVLTQSKFQAVRKKFITELKELRQKEQSPYVVQSIISLIMGMKFFRVKMYPVEDFEASFQFMQECAQYFLEVKDKDVKHALAGLFVEILIPVAAAVKNEVNVPCLKNFVEMLYQTTFDLSSRKKHSLALYPLVTCLLCVSQKQFFLNNWHIFLTNCLSHLKMPSNNSIRKQIETLQNKDPKMSRVALESLYRLLWVYIIRIKCESNTVTQSRLLSIVSALFPKGSRSVVPRDTPLNIFVKIIQFIAQERLDFAMKEIIYDLLCVGKSHKTFTINPERMNIGLRAFLVIADSLQQKDGEPPMPTTGVIMPSGNTLRVKKIFLATTLTDEEAKVIGMSLYYPAVRKALDNILRHLDKEVGRSMSMTSVQMSNKEPEDMITGERKPKIDLFRTCVAAIPRLIPDGMSRQDLIELLAKLTIHMDEELRGLAFTTLQALMVDFPEWREDVLSGFVYFVVREVTDVHPTLLDNAVKMLLQLISQWRQAVQTSNKSHEAQGPGSGTPLPLERSPLWGVLHVVEGLALVVLCSCRPATRRLAVNVLKEVRALHTALGIAKGDEELAIDVMDRVSASVLESFIHLTGADQTNLLYCPSGIDLQTLAEWSSSPISHQFDVVSPSHIWVFAHVTQGQDPWAISLSSYLRQEHLPKHCPTAVSYAWMFAYTRLQLLSPQVDINSPINAKKVNSLSSSSDSYVGLWRNYLILCCSSATSSPNSSSSSTSGSVRCSPPETLASTPDSGYSYDSKIIGTPSPSSLFKHVVPMMRSESMDITESLVLGLGRTNPVAFRELIEELNLIIKEALERRPENMKRRRRRDILRVQLVRIFELLADAGVISQTTSGGLDGESHSLNSTLLEYVDLTRQLLEAENDKDSDTLKDIRCHFSALVANIIQNVPVHQRRTIFPQQSLRHSLFMLFSHWAGPFSIMFTPLDRYSDRNMQINRHQYCALKAMSAVLCCGPVADNVGLSSDGYLYKWLDNILDSQDRKVHQLGCEAVMLLLELNPDQSNLMFWAVDRCYTGSRRVAAGCFRAIANVFHNRDYQFDTVVLLNLILFKAADSSRDIYEVAMQLLQILEPKLFRYAHKLEIQRTDGILTPPSPLPHLYSVSYYQLSEELARTYPELTMPIFSEVSQRIQTAHPGGRQVMLHYLLPWMNNVELVDFKPSPRRQEEAPMGEEEEDARERDLMMVNSRRWLRGEGWGSPHATTMVLNNLMFMTAKYGDEFAWSEIENVWTTLADSWPKNLKIILHFLISMSGVNSEPSLLPYVKRVVVYLGRDKTMQLLEELMFELDLTDPVSSAVTHMDNPPYYRITSSYKIPSVTSAAPRCLSRSLSTGTTSSSNTMVPGAEGHHDTSKNKDPNMDDSYVHLDIYSGLNSNLNRQHHRLESRYSSSSGGSYEEEKSDSMPLYANWRLKVMDHNRPEPLPFPPTGGCWSPLVDYLPETNTPGVPLHRCNIAVILLTDLIVDHGVKVEWSAYIHLLLHSIFIGFDHQHPEVYEHCKRLLLHLLVVQGTNSSVQSLASVLLRNREYNDPKVLTVKPTPHQFNLTGVCDFVPDYQPSPMTDSGLSSSSTSSSISLGAGGTPLPHLTPALINEVDVTAEQDEKVKALIEFVTSRKRGPLWNHEDVSPKNPHIKSADQLSVFLRHVVTVFKQSESGFQLDQLLSEVALQTALSCSSRHYAGRSFQIFRALKQPLTAATLSAVLSRLVETVGDPGEEAQGFVIELLLTLESGIDTLADTVKNYDLLIALAQASAPEHSLGAKFAANRKSTGQLNLSSGGLFLPGHYPHGHARSNSLRASLMGERKGDRRRSNTLDVADRLCGSHGNLARTRSLSSLREGGGGGPGREATPPVDPSNLMATVFWIATSLLESDYEFEYLLALRLLNKLLGQLPLEKADSRERLERVQAKLKWYSFPGLLQLFLKGFTSTSTQELTIHLLSKLISVSRHTLVDPSQVAGKRAGFPLNILCLLPHLIQHFDNPTPFCKETADKIAKVCAEEKTSTLSNKSATLSNLAHMMTLYSTHSYSRDYSNWINVVCRYLHDAFPEITFNLVTYLAELLEKGLPSMQQSLLQIIYSLLSHIDLSAAPVKQFNLEIMKIIGKYIQSPYWKEAQNILKLVVSRSASLVVPDEMQRSYSTESSGSPEIAFTRIFNNSSKELPGKTLDFHFDISETPIIGHKYGDQRTAAGRNGKPQVIAVTRSTSSTSSGSNSNGLVPVSWKRPQLSQRRTREKLMNVLSLCGAESGIPKNPSVRHPACQTVVFSSNEDLDSGDQQTSLIPTVEEAVREEEVQGEDAGSEQQFGVFKDFDFLDVELEDAEELQGESMDNFNWGVRRRSLDSMDKGEGDGDTPSLQECQYAGSTPSLNLTNQEDTDESSEEEVLTASQILTRSGLMNSDSATDDATSNHVDSLQQSQESSCSGLTEETTALLPRVDSPALEMPRSDSLSSQLPEDGVSMTAADELSSSVSTDTGFGSSAPPLPPDPPELYDLTDTQDPHDQLDPAPPPPPAIDTPPGSLCEEGDSLTVLPPLPDSPCGSVCEEDVTLALKELDERCEEEEADFSDMSSSHLHVEKRNLGVVSEKPECCWHEYFSQDEGDQDGYPEIKASPPPSPFLSAILAAFQPVAYDNEEDAWRCHVNQMLSDTDGSSAVYTFHVFSRLFKSMHRKFSTITHSSVRFLGERLQRMGNQFLSSLEVMTSHSQCPTVLLDAETLVSCGLLETLKFSVLELQEHLDTYNGKREAAEEWLENCRKTFGDKDDNQRPNTQAQQMEKLAELELCRRLYKLHFQLLLLFQAYCKLISLVDTIKGDAEVTNMSEELAMLESCLKQAETGVDGQEEMGVSDASQTSTESAIQSLIESLRARDFGSALTQVKTFRSLWPNDIFGNESDDAVQTLLHIYFRHQTLGQTGCLAVVGPSRDLSQASGRLMELNLQIREALSQACQLPQTTVVSTGL, encoded by the exons GAGAAACCCTTATCACGGTCCCTTCAGAGAGGGGAAGATGCCCAGTTTGATCAG TTAATAAGCTCTATGAGCTCCGTAGCGGAACACTGTTTGCCCTCCCTGCTGCGAACACTATTTGACTGGTATCGGCGGCAGAGCGGCACTGAGGATGAGTCCTATGAGTACAGGCCTCGCTCCAGCACCAAGTCCAAAGG GGATGAACAGCATCGGGACAAAGACTACCTGTTGGAGCGGAGGGACTTAGCCATAGATTTCATATTCTGTTTAGTTTCAGTAGAAGTGTTAAAACAG ATTCCTCTTCATCCCGTGCCAGATGTTTTAGTACATGAAGTTCTGAACCTGGCATTCAAGCACTTTAAACACAAAGAGGG gTACTCTGGCCCCAACACTGGCAATGTACACATCATTGCTGACCTGTATGCTGAAGTCATTGGAGTGCTCACACAGTCAAA GTTCCAGGCGGTGCGTAAGAAGTTCATCACAGAGCTGAAGGAGCTGAGGCAGAAGGAGCAGAGCCCCTATGTGGTCCAGAGCATCATCAGCCTCATCATGGGCATGAAGTTCTTCAGGGTCAAGATGTACCCAGTGGAGGACTTTGAGGCCTCCTTCCAGTTCATGCAG GAGTGTGCGCAGTACTTCCTGGAGGTGAAGGATAAGGATGTAAAGCATGCCCTGGCTGGCCTGTTTGTGGAGATCCTTATCCCTGTTGCAGCT GCAGTGAAGAATGAAGTCAACGTGCCGTGCCTCAAGAACTTTGTTGAGATGCTCTACCAGACGACCTTTGACCTTAGCTCCAGAAAGAAGCACTCCTTG gcACTGTATCCTCTGGTGACGTGTCTGCTGTGTGTCAGTCAGAAGCAGTTCTTCCTCAATAACTGGCACATCTTCCTCACAAACTGCCTCTCTCATCTGAAG ATGCCGTCTAACAACAGCATCAGAAAGCAGATTGAGACGCTGCAG AACAAAGATCCCAAGATGTCCCGTGTGGCGCTGGAGTCGCTCTACAGACTGCTGTGGGTCTACATCATCAGAATCAAGTGTGAGAGTAATACGGTCACACAGAG CCGGCTGCTCAGCATTGTTTCAGCACTTTTCCCCAAAGGTTCCCGCAGTGTGGTGCCGAGGGATACGCCCCTCAACATCTTCGTCAAGATCATCCAGTTCATAGCTCAG GAAAGGCTGGACTTTGCTATGAAGGAGATCATTTACGACCTCCTTTGTGTTGGGAAATCTCACAAGACCTTCACCATCAACCCAGAG AGGATGAATATCGGCCTCAGGGCCTTCCTGGTCATAGCTGACAGTTTGCAGCAGAAGGACGGGGAGCCTCCAATGCCAACCACAGGGGTCATCATGCCTTCAGGAAACACCCTGCGCGTCAAGAAGATCTTCCTGGCCACCACCCTCACTGACGAGGAGGCCAAGGTCATCG gcatgtCACTATACTACCCTGCCGTGAGGAAGGCCTTGGACAACATCCTACGTCACCTAGACAAGGAGGTGGGCCGTTCCATGAGCATGACCAGCGTCCAGATGTCCAACAAGGAACCTGAGGACATGATCAC GGGGGAGAGGAAGCCAAAGATCGACCTGTTTCGTACGTGTGTGGCAGCCATCCCCAGACTGATCCCAGACGGCATGAGCCGACAAGACCTCATTGAGCTGCTGGCCAA GCTGACCATCCACATGGATGAGGAGCTGCGCGGCCTGGCCTTCACCACCCTGCAGGCCCTGATGGTGGACTTCCCAGAGTGGAGGGAGGACGTGCTCTCCGGCTTTGTCTACTTTGTTGTGCGTGAGGTCACCGACGTCCATCCCACGCTGTTGGACAATGCTGTCAAGATGCTGCTGCAGCTCATCAGCCAGTGGAGGCAGGCCGTCCAGACCAGCAACAAGAGCCACGAGGCCCAG GGCCCTGGCAGCGGTACGCCTCTCCCCCTGGAACGCTCTCCTCTGTGGGGGGTGCTGCATGTGGTGGAGGGCCTGGCTCTGGTGGTGCTGTGCAGCTGCCGCCCCGCCACCCGCAGGCTGGCCGTTAACGTCCTCAAAGAGGTCCGAGCCCTGCACACCGCTTTGGGAATCGCCAAG GGAGACGAGGAATTGGCCATAGATGTTATGGACAGAGTCAGTGCGTCTGTGCTGGAGAGCTTCATCCACCTGACTGGAGCTGACCAG ACCAACCTCCTTTACTGTCCCAGCGGTATTGACCTGCAGACGCTGGCAGAATGGAGCTCGTCTCCTATCAGCCACCAGTTCGACGTGGTCAGCCCGTCGCACATCTGGGTGTTTGCCCATGTGACGCAAGGTCAGGACCCCTGGGCCATAAGCCTGTCCAGCTACCTGCGCCAGGAGCACCTGCCCAAGCATTGCCCCACCGCGGTCAGCTATGCCTGGATGTTTGCCTACACACGCCTCCAGTTGCTGTCTCCACAAGTGGACATCAA CAGCCCTATAAATGCCAAGAAGGTGAACAGCCTGAGCAGCAGTAGTGACTCATACGTGGGGCTATGGAGGAACTACCTTATCCTCTGTTGCAGCTCCGCCACCTCCTCCCCCaactcctcctcatcctccacctCCGGCTCCGTCCGCTGCTCCCCGCCTGAGACGCTGGCGTCCACGCCGGACAGTGGCTACAGCTATGACTCAAAG aTTATTGGCACTCCGTCCCCCTCATCCCTGTTCAAACACGTCGTCCCGATGATGCGCTCTGAGAGCATGGACATAACAGAGTCTCTCGTCCTGGGTCTTGGCCGGACCAACCCCGTGGCCTTCAG AGAGTTAATAGAGGAGCTGAACCTCATCATTAAGGAGGCTCTGGAGAGGAGGCCGGAG AACATGAAGCGACGCAGGCGCCGTGACATCCTCAGGGTCCAGCTGGTCCGGATCTTTGAGCTGCTGGCGGATGCTGGAGTCATCAGTCAGAC TACGAGTGGCGGTCTGGATGGGGAGAGTCACTCTCTGAACTCTACCCTGTTGGAGTATGTGGATCTGACCAGACAGCTGCTGGAGGCCGAAAATGACAAAGACTCAGACACACTGAAGGACATCCGCTGCCACTTCAGCGCCTTGGTGGCCAATATCATCCAGAACGTCCCAG TTCACCAGAGGAGGACCATCTTCCCCCAGCAGTCTCTGAGACACAGTCTGTTCATGTTGTTCAGCCACTGGGCCGGGCCGTTCAGCATCATGTTCACCCCGCTGGATCGCTACAGCGACCGCAACATGCAGATCAACCGGCACCAGTACTGTGCACTCAAG GCCATGTCTGCTGTGTTGTGCTGCGGTCCAGTTGCTGACAACGTGGGCCTCTCCTCAGATGGCTACCTTTACAAGTGGCTGGACAACATCCTGGACTCCCAGGACAGGAAG GTGCACCAGTTGGGCTGTGAGGCTGTGATGCTGCTGTTGGAGCTGAATCCAGACCAGAGTAACCTGATGTTCTGGGCCGTGGACCGCTGCTACACTGGGTCACGGCGCGTGGCGGCCGGTTGCTTCAGGGCCATCGCCAACGTCTTTCACAACAG GGATTACCAGTTTGACACTGTGGTGCTGCTCAACCTAATCCTGTTCAAGGCAGCTGATTCGTCCAGAGATATCTATGAGGTGGCCATGCAGCTGTTGCAG ATCTTGGAGCCCAAGCTCTTCCGTTACGCTCATAAACTAGAGATCCAGAGAACAGATGGGATTctgacccctccctctcccctgcctCACCTCTACTCCGTCTCCTACTACCAGTTGTCTGAGGAGCTGGCCCGGACCTACCCGGAGCTCACCATGCCCATTTTCTCAG AGGTAAGCCAGCGCATCCAGACAGCGCACCCTGGTGGTCGCCAGGTGATGCTTCACTACCTCTTGCCGTGGATGAACAACGTGGAGCTGGTGGACTTTAAGCCTTCGCCTCGGAGACAGGAGGAGGCGCCCatgggtgaggaggaggaggatgccCGGGAGCGTGACTTGATGATGGTCAACAGCCGCCGCTGGCTCCGAGGGGAGGGCTGGGGCTCCCCGCACGCCACAACCATGGTGCTCAACAACCTCATGTTTATGACTGCCAAG TATGGGGATGAGTTTGCCTGGTCAGAGATAGAGAATGTGTGGACCACCCTCGCAGACAGCTGGCCAAAGAACCTCAAGATCATCCTGCACTTCCTGATCAGCATGTCAGGGGTTAACAGTGAGCCCAGCCTCCTGCCCTAT GTGAAGCGGGTGGTGGTGTACCTGGGCAGAGATAAGACTATGCAGCTTCTGGAAGAGCTGATGTTTGAACTGGACCTGACAGACCCAGTGAGCTCGGCTGTCACTCATATGGACAACCCCCCCTACTACCGCATCACCTCCAGCTACAAGATCCCCTCGGTCACCTCAGCAG CTCCTAGATGCCTTTCCCGGTCTCTGTCCACAGGAACCACCTCCAGCAGTAACACCATGGTGCCGGGAGCAGAAGGTCACCATGACACCAGCAAGAACAAAGACCCCAACATGGATGACAG TTATGTCCATCTGGACATCTACAGCGGTCTGAACAGTAACCTGAACCGCCAGCACCACCGCCTGGAGTCTCGCTACAGCAGCAGCTCTGGAGGATCCTACGAGGAGGAGAAGA GTGATTCTATGCCGCTGTACGCTAACTGGCGTCTGAAGGTGATGGACCACAACCGTCCAGAGCCACTCCCCTTCCCGCCCACAGGGGGCTGCTGGTCCCCTCTGGTGGATTACCTGCCAGAGACTAATACCCCCGGAGTACCCCTCCACAG GTGCAACATCGCTGTGATCCTACTGACTGACCTCATAGTGGACCACGGGGTCAAGGTGGAGTGGAGTGCCTACATTCACCTCCTGCTGCACTCCATCTTCATAG GGTTTGACCACCAGCATCCCGAGGTCTATGAGCACTGTAAACGCCTGCTGCTTCACCTGCTTGTGGTCCAGGGAACCAACAGCAGCGTCCAATCCCTGGCCTCCGTGCTACTGCGCAACCGGGAGTACAACGACCCCAAGGTGCTGACTGTGAAGCCAACGCCCCACCAGTTCAACCTCACAG GAGTGTGTGACTTTGTGCCAGACTACCAGCCGTCTCCCATGACAGACTCAGGCCTGAGCTCCAGCTCGACATCGTCCAGCATCAGCCTGGGAGCCGGAGGAACGCCCCTGCCTCACCTCACCCCTGCCCTGATCAATGAGGTGGATGTCACCGCCGAGCAGGACGAGAAGGTCAAAGCCCTCATTGAGTTTGTCACTTCCAG GAAGCGGGGTCCCCTGTGGAACCACGAGGATGTGTCACCCAAGAACCCCCACATAAAGAGTGCTGACCAGCTCAGCGTGTTCCTCAGACATGTAGTGACTGTCTTCAAACAGTCCGAGTCAG gTTTCCAGCTGGACCAGTTGCTCAGTGAGGTCGCCCTGCAGACGGCCTTGTCCTGCTCCTCTCGGCACTATGCAGGCCGATCCTTCCAGATCTTCAGGGCACTCAAACAACCTCTGACAGCTGCCACTCTTTCTGCTGTCCTGTCACGCCTTGTAGAGACAGTGGGAGATCCTGGAGAGGAAGCACAG GGTTTTGTTATCGAGCTGCTGCTGACTTTGGAGTCAGGGATCGACACGCTCGCTGACACCGTGAAGAACTATGACCTTCTCATCGCCTTGGCACA GGCCTCTGCTCCTGAGCACTCGCTGGGGGCTAAGTTTGCAGCCAATAGGAAGAGCACGGGCCAGCTGAACCTGAGCAGTGGGGGTCTGTTCCTCCCGGGCCACTACCCGCATGGCCACGCCCGCAGCAACTCCCTCCGCGCCAGCCTCATGGGCGAGCGCAAGGGCGACCGCCGCCGCAGCAACACCCTGGACGTCGCCGACCGCCTCTGTGGTAGCCACGGCAACCTGGCCCGAACGCGGAGCTTGTCGTCTTTGCGGGAGGGCGGAGGGGGTGGGCCCGGCAGGGAGGCCACCCCTCCGGTGGACCCGTCCAACCTGATGGCCACGGTGTTCTGGATAGCCACCTCCCTCCTGGAGTCGGACTACGAGTTTGAGTACCTGCTGGCCCTGCGGCTGCTCAACAAGCTACTGGGCCAGCTTCCCCTGGAGAAGGCCGACAGCAGGGAGAGGCTGGAGAGGGTGCAAGCCAAGCTGAAGTGGTACAGCTTCCCCGGCCTGCTGCAGCTGTTCCTCAAGGGCTTCACCTCAACGTCCACCCAGGAGCTCACCATCCACCTGCTCAGCAAGCTCATCAGCGTCTCCCGACACACTCTGGTCGACCCCTCCCAGGTGGCAGGTAAGAGAGCAG GATTCCCTCTGAACATCCTGTGCCTGCTGCCTCACCTCATCCAGCACTTTGACAACCCTACACCGTTCTGCAAGGAGACGGCTGACAAGATAGCCAAGGTGTGTGCCGAGGAGAAGACGTCCACGCTGTCCAACAAGTCAGCCACGCTGTCTAACCTGGCACATATGATGACCCTGTACAGCACTCACAGCTACTCCAGAGactacagcaactggatcaACGTGGTGTGTCGCTACCTACACGACGCCTTCCCTGAGATCACCTTCAATCTGGTCACCTACCTGGCCGAG TTGCTTGAGAAAGGCCTACCCAGCATGCAGCAGTCCCTGCTACAGATCATCTACAGCCTGTTGAGTCACATTGACCTTTCAGCTGCGCCGGTCAAACAGTTCAACCTGGAGATCATGAAGATCATTGGCAAATACATCCAG AGCCCGTACTGGAAGGAGGCCCAGAACATCCTGAAGCTGGTGGTGTCTCGGTCGGCCAGCCTGGTGGTGCCAGATGAGATGCAGCGCTCCTATAGCACCGAGTCCTCAGGGTCCCCAGAGATCGCCTTCACTCGGATATTCAACAACTCCTCTAAGGAGCTGCCCGGCAAGACGCTGGACTTCCACTTTGACATCTCAGAG ACGCCCATCATAGGGCATAAGTATGGGGACCAGCGCACAGCTGCGGGGCGGAATGGGAAGCCGCAGGTCATCGCTGTGACACGAAGCACGTCTTCCACATCCTCTGGATCCAACTCCAATGGCCTGGTGCCTGTCAGCTGGAAGAGGCCTCAGCTCTCCCAG AGGAGAACTAGAGAGAAGCTCATGAATGTTCTCTCTCTGTGCGGTGCCGAGTCGGGCATTCCCAAGAATCCTTCTGTAAGACACCCTGCATGTCAAACT GTGGTGTTCTCGTCCAACGAGGACCTGGACTCAGGCGACCAGCAGACCAGTCTGATCCCCACAGTGGAGGAGGCGGTAAGGGAAGAGGAGGTTCAAGGGGAGGACGCAGGAAGTGAGCAGCAGTTTGGGGTCTTCAAGGACTTTGACTTCCTGGATGTGGAGCTGGAGGACGCAGAG GAGCTGCAG GGCGAGAGCATGGACAACTTCAACTGGGGCGTGCGTCGGCGCTCCCTGGACAGCATGGACAAGGGGGAAGGAGACGGGGACACGCCGTCCCTGCAGGAGTGTCAGTACGCGGGCAGCACGCCCAGCCTCAACCTCACCAACCAGGAGGACACGGACGAGTCGTCTGAGGAGGAGGTACTGACCGCTAGCCAGATTCTCACCCGCTCTGGCCTC ATGAACAGTGACTCAGCTACGGACGACGCCACGTCCAACCACGTGGACTCTCTGCAGCAGTCCCAGGAGTCATCCTGCAGTGGTCTGACGGAAGAGACCACCGCCCTGCTGCCCCGCGTGGACAGCCCCGCCCTGGAGATGCCCCGCTCCGACTCCCTCAGCAGCCAGCTGCCTGAG GACGGGGTTAGCATGACGGCAGCGGACGAGCTGAGCAGCAGTGTGAGCACAGACACGGGGTTTGGCAGCAGTGCCCCCCCTCTGCCCCCGGACCCCCCGGAGTTGTACGATCTCACGGACACGCAGGACCCCCACGACCAACTTGACCcggccccccctccccctccggCCATAGACACCCCGCCGGGATCCCTCTGTGAGGAGGGGGACTCCCTCACGGTCCTGCCCCCCCTCCCAGACAGCCCCTGTGGCTCCGTGTGCGAGGAGGATGTGACGCTGGCACTGAAGGAGCTGGATGAACgctgtgaggaggaggaggcggacTTCTCGGATATGTCCAG TTCACACTTGCATGTGGAGAAGAGGAATCTGGGGGTTGTAAGCGAGAAGCCGgagtgttgctggcatgaatATTTCAG TCAAGACGAGGGGGATCAGGATGGTTATCCCGAGATCAAGgcctccccacccccctctcccttcctctccgcCATCCTGGCAGCTTTCCAGCCTGTCGCCTATGACAACGAGGAGGATGCCTGGCGTTGCCATGTCAACCAGATGTTGTCTGACACGGATGGGTCCTCTGCTGTGTACACCTTCCACGTGTTCTCCCGACTGTTTAAG AGCATGCATCGGAAgttttccaccatcacccaCTCGTCGGTTCGTTTCCTTGGAGAAAGGCTGCAGCGAATGGGGAACCAGTTCCTTAGTTCCCTGGAGGTCATGACCTCTCACTCTCAGTGCCCCACGGTGCTGCTGGACGCTGAAACA CTGGTGTCATGTGGGCTCCTGGAGACTCTGAAGTTCAGCGTGCTGGAGTTGCAGGAACACCTGGACACGTACAACGGGAAGAGGGAGGCAGCCGAGGAG TGGTTAGAGAACTGCAGGAAGACGTTTGGCGACAAGGACGACAACCAGCGCCCCAACACTCAGGCCCAG CAAATGGAAAAACTAGCA gagTTGGAGTTGTGTCGCCGGCTGTACAAGCTGCACTTCCAGCTACTGCTGCTCTTCCAGGCCTACTGTAAACTCATCAGTCTTGTGGACACCATCAAGGGAGATGCTGAG